In Methanocaldococcus lauensis, a single genomic region encodes these proteins:
- the pyrF gene encoding orotidine-5'-phosphate decarboxylase, with the protein MPKLMIALDVLNREEALKIVNEVKDYIDAVKVGYPLVLSSGLEIVEEIKKICNREVICDFKVADIPETNRKIAEIALKYADGIIVHGFVGEDSVKAVQEVAKKFNKKVIMVTEMSHPGAIQYMQPIANKLAKMAKKLKVDAIVAPSTRPERLKEIKDIAKLPVMTPGVGYQGGKIEEIINILDENDYVIVGRSIYQSENPKDVAKKFKEKLNKNKTK; encoded by the coding sequence GAATGAAGTTAAGGATTATATTGACGCTGTAAAAGTTGGATATCCGTTAGTTTTATCTTCTGGATTGGAAATTGTTGAAGAAATAAAAAAAATATGTAATAGAGAGGTTATATGTGATTTTAAAGTTGCGGATATTCCTGAAACTAACAGAAAAATAGCAGAAATTGCCTTAAAATATGCTGATGGAATAATAGTCCATGGCTTCGTTGGAGAAGACTCTGTTAAAGCAGTCCAAGAAGTTGCTAAAAAATTTAATAAAAAGGTAATAATGGTTACAGAAATGAGTCATCCAGGGGCTATTCAATATATGCAACCAATTGCCAATAAATTAGCAAAAATGGCTAAAAAACTTAAAGTTGATGCTATTGTTGCTCCCTCTACAAGACCAGAGAGACTCAAAGAAATTAAGGATATCGCAAAACTTCCAGTAATGACACCAGGAGTTGGTTATCAAGGGGGAAAAATTGAAGAAATTATTAACATTTTAGATGAAAATGACTATGTAATTGTTGGAAGAAGTATATATCAATCAGAAAATCCAAAAGATGTGGCAAAAAAATTCAAAGAAAAACTAAATAAAAATAAAACTAAATAG